One region of Triticum aestivum cultivar Chinese Spring chromosome 6B, IWGSC CS RefSeq v2.1, whole genome shotgun sequence genomic DNA includes:
- the LOC123136351 gene encoding tyrosine-sulfated glycopeptide receptor 1-like yields MQTLHFSNKKCSKILGIPSFGLTLVLLVCLASPISSCTEQENGALLQFLAELSQDGGLAASWRNGTDCCKWEGITCRQDGTVTAVLLPSKGLEGHISQSLGILIGLQYLNLSGNSLSGGLPLELLSSSSITTLDVSFNRLNRTLQELPPSTPGPLQVLNISSNLFAGQFPSTTWKTMENLIAINASNNSFTGQIPTQFCSTSPSLALLDLCFNKFSGSIPPGLGDCSKLREFRAGYNNLSGTLPDELFNATSLEHLSFPNNGLHGAIDGTNIANLRNLVVLDLGRNNFSGKISDYIGQLKRLEEFHLGNNNMSGELPSSLSNCTNLIIVDLKSNNLSGELTKVNFSNLPNLKTLDLWLNSFTGTVPESLYSCSNLTALRLSSNNLHGQLSSRIGNLKYLSFLSLGKNNFTNITNAIQILKSSTNLTTLLIRNNFRGERMPEDDIIDGFENLQVLSIGGCQLYGTIPLWISRLRNLGMLLLNSNQLTGPIPGWINSLSHLFFMDVSNNSLTGEIPLTLMEMPMLKSTENANHLDPRIFELPVYDGPSLQYRVVTSFPTMLNLSNNNFTGLIPEQIGQLKVLALLDLSFNKLTGQIPQSICNLTKLQLLDLSSNNLTGAIPAALNSLNFLSAFNISNNDLEGPIPSGGQFNTFPNSSFDGNPKLCGSMLTHKCGSDSLFMSTRKKRDRKAVFAIAFGVFFGGITILLFLACLLVSIRQKGFRAKNRRESNGEAEATSFYSSSEQTLVVMRMAQGQGEENKLKFTDILKATNNFDKENIIGCGGYGLVYKAELPDGSKLAIKKLNDEMCLMEREFTAEVDALSMAQHENLVPLWGYCIQGNSRFLVYSYMENGSLDDWLHNKDDDGSSLDWPTRLKIAKGASLGLSHIHDVCNPQIVHRDIKSSNILLDKEFKPYVADFGLARLILPNQTHVTTELVGTMGYIPPEYGQAWVATLRGDMYSFGVVLLELLTGMRPVPVLSTSKELVPWVLQMRSEEKQVEVLDPTLRGTGYEGQMLKVLEAACKCVDQNQFSRPTVMEVVSCLVNIDADPHMQRSAKIQ; encoded by the coding sequence ATGCAGACACTCCATTTCTCCAACAAGAAATGCAGCAAAATATTAGGCATACCTTCCTTTGGCCTTACTCTTGTGCTGCTGGTCTGCTTGGCCTCTCCTATCAGTTCCTGCACGGAGCAGGAGAACGGCGCCCTTCTCCAGTTCCTTGCCGAGCTCTCACAAGACGGCGGCCTTGCTGCCTCATGGCGGAATGGCACGGATTGCTGCAAGTGGGAAGGGATCACCTGCAGGCAAGATGGGACGGTCACCGCTGTCTTGCTGCCTTCGAAGGGCCTTGAGGGGCACATCTCACAATCCCTTGGGATCCTCATTGGGCTGCAGTACCTTAATCTCTCTGGCAACTCGTTGTCCGGTGGTCTGCCGCTGGAATTGCTATCGTCCAGCAGCATTACTACCCTTGATGTTAGCTTTAACCGGCTCAACAGAACACTCCAAGAACTGCCACCGTCAACCCCTGGCCCTCTGCAGGTACTAAACATCTCAAGCAACTTATTTGCAGGACAGTTTCCATCCACCACATGGAAAACAATGGAGAATCTGATTGCAATCAATGCCAGCAATAACAGCTTTACTGGGCAGATACCAACTCAATTCTGTAGCACCTCGCCATCCCTCGCTCTGCTGGATCTGTGTTTCAACAAATTCAGTGGCAGCATCCCCCCAGGACTTGGTGATTGCTCCAAGCTGAGAGAGTTCAGGGCTGGGTATAACAACCTTAGTGGAACACTCCCAGATGAACTCTTCAATGCTACCTCGTTGGAACACCTGTCTTTTCCTAACAATGGATTACATGGAGCTATTGATGGTACAAACATAGCTAACCTCAGAAATCTTGTAGTCCTTGATCTTGGAAGAAACAACTTCAGTGGCAAGATTTCAGATTATATAGGCCAGCTCAAGAGACTGGAAGAGTTCCATTTGGGCAATAACAACATGTCAGGGGAGCTCCCGTCTTCTCTTAGCAACTGCACAAATCTCATAATAGTTGACCTCAAGAGCAACAACCTCAGTGGAGAACTTACCAAGGTCAATTTCTCCAACCTGCCCAATCTAAAAACATTAGATCTTTGGTTAAACAGCTTCACAGGTACAGTTCCAGAAAGCCTATACTCATGCAGTAATCTGACTGCACTGCGGCTATCAAGCAACAACTTACATGGGCAGCTCTCATCGAGAATAGGCAATCTGAAGTATCTCTCCTTCTTGTCACTTGGTAAAAACAATTTCACAAACATCACAAATGCAATTCAGATCCTCAAGAGCAGCACGAATCTTACCACCCTACTTATCAGGAACAACTTCAGGGGGGAGCGCATGCCAGAGGATGACATAATTGATGGCTTTGAGAATCTTCAGGTTTTGAGCATTGGAGGTTGCCAATTGTATGGAACAATACCTCTATGGATATCAAGGCTCAGAAATTTGGGGATGTTACTTTTAAATAGCAATCAACTCACAGGACCAATACCAGGCTGGATAAACTCCCTAAGCCATCTCTTCTTTATGGATGTGTCAAATAATAGTCTTACAGGAGAAATCCCATTAACCTTGATGGAGATGCCAATGCTAAAATCAACTGAAAACGCAAATCATCTGGACCCAAGGATCTTTGAGCTGCCTGTATATGATGGTCCATCACTTCAATACCGTGTTGTTACATCTTTCCCAACAATGTTGAATCTGAGCAACAACAACTTCACAGGTTTGATTCCCGAACAGATTGGTCAGTTGAAAGTGCTTGCTTTACTTGATCTCAGCTTCAACAAGTTAACTGGGCAGATCCCCCAATCTATTTGCAACCTGACAAAGTTGCAACTGCTAGACTTGTCCAGCAACAACCTCACAGGTGCTATCCCAGCTGCATTGAATAGCCTGAACTTCCTTTCAGCATTCAACATTTCAAACAATGACCTAGAAGGGCCTATTCCATCTGGAGGCCAGTTTAATACATTTCCGAATTCTAGTTTTGATGGGAATCCAAAACTGTGTGGCTCTATGCTCACTCATAAATGTGGTTCAGATTCATTATTTATGTCCACCAGAAAAAAACGAGATAGGAAGGCTGTTTTTGCGATTGCATTTGGTGTGTTCTTTGGAGGGATCACAATTCTTCTGTTTCTGGCGTGTCTCCTTGTCTCAATCAGGCAGAAGGGTTTTAGGGCAAAGAATAGAAGGGAAAGTAACGGAGAGGCTGAAGCAACTTCATTCTACTCTAGTTCAGAGCAAACATTAGTGGTGATGCGGATGGCACAGGGCCAGGGTGAAGAAAACAAGCTCAAATTCACTGACATTTTGAAAGCAACGAACAACTTTGACAAGGAAAACATCATTGGATGTGGAGGGTATGGGTTAGTCTACAAGGCAGAGCTACCTGATGGCTCCAAGCTGGCAATTAAAAAGCTCAACGATGAAATGTGTCTGATGGAAAGAGAGTTCACTGCCGAGGTTGATGCTCTCTCCATGGCACAACATGAAAATCTTGTACCGCTGTGGGGTTACTGCATCCAGGGAAACTCAAGGTTTCTCGTATATTCCTACATGGAGAATGGAAGCCTAGATGATTGGCTGCATAACAAGGATGATGATGGCTCATCTCTTGACTGGCCGACTCGGCTGAAGATCGCAAAAGGAGCTAGCCTGGGACTTTCTCATATCCATGATGTCTGCAACCCTCAAATTGTCCACCGAGACATCAAATCTAGTAATATCCTACTGGACAAAGAATTTAAACCTTATGTTGCAGATTTTGGGCTAGCCAGATTGATTCTTCCCAACCAAACTCATGTAACAACTGAACTTGTCGGTACTATGGGTTACATTCCCCCTGAGTATGGGCAAGCATGGGTTGCTACATTGAGAGGCGATATGTACAGTTTCGGAGTAGTACTGCTTGAGCTGCTCACTGGAATGCGACCTGTTCCAGTCCTATCAACATCAAAAGAACTTGTCCCATGGGTGCTGCAGATGAGGTCCGAGGAAAAGCAAGTTGAGGTCTTGGATCCAACACTTAGAGGAACAGGATACGAAGGGCAAATGCTGAAGGTTCTTGAAGCCGCTTGCAAATGTGTCGACCAAAATCAGTTTTCGAGGCCAACTGTCATGGAAGTAGTCTCCTGCCTGGTCAATATAGATGCTGATCCGCACATGCAAAGATCAGCCAAAATACAATGA